The window AGTCGCCGATCGTCTCCTGGGAGAACTCCCCCTCGAAGTCGAAGTGCGGCCGGCCGCTGACGTCGACGACGACGCCCGCGACGGCCTCGTCGAGCGGGACCCGCCGGTCGGCGTAGCGGACGATGCCGCGCTTGTCGCCGAGGGCCTCCGCGAACGCCTCGCCGAGCACGATCGCGACGTCCTCGACGGTGTGGTGGTCGTCGATCTCCAGGTCGCCGTCGCACCGGACGGTCAGGTCGAACAGGCCGTGCTTGGCGAACGCTTCGAGCATGTGATCGAAGAAGCCGACCCCCGTCTCCACGGCGCTGTCGCCGTCGCCGTCGACAGAAAGCGCCACGTCGATCGTCGTCTCGGCGGTCTCGCGGGAGACGGCCGCGGTGCGGTCGGTTCCGGCGGCCTCGCCGCCGCGTTCCTCGCTCTCGGCGTCGCCGGACTCGTCGGTGGCGTCGACGGCCTCGTCGTTGGCACCCTCGGCGGCTTCCTCGTCGGCGTCGGTCATACCGGCGAGTCGACGCCCGCGCCTATGATCGTTGTGCCTCGGTACTCGGTAGTCGGGTGTCCGTCTCCCGACCGCGGCCCGCCTTCGGCGGCACCGCCGCGCCGGCCGACGCTCGTCAGCACTCCGCGTCCACGCCGCGAGCGAAAGTGGTACGTCCCGGGCGCGTGACGTCCCGGTATGCGCATCGCCGTCCCCAACAAGGGCCGCCTGCACGATCCGAGCGTCGACCTGCTGGAACGGGCCGGACTCCACATCGAGAGCGCCGCCGACCGGAAGCTGTACGCCGACACCGTCGACCCCGACGTGAGCGTGCTGTTCGCCCGCGCGGCCGACATCCCCGAGTACGTCTGGGACGGGGCCGCCGCGGTCGGCATCACCGGCCGCGACCAGGTCGTCGAGTCCGGCCGCGACCTGGTCGAACTCGTCGACCTGGGCTTCGGCCGCTGCCGACTCGTCCTCGCCGCGCCCGAGGAGGGCGACATCGCCGACCCCGCCGACGTGGCGGGCAAGAGCGTCGCGACCGAGTTCCCGCGGATCACGCGGGAGTACCTGGAACGGGAGGGGATCGACGCCGACGTCGTCGAGGTCACGGGCGCGACCGAACTGACTCCCCACGTCGAGATGGCCGACGCCATCGTCGACATCACCTCGACGGGCACGACGCTGCGGATGAACCGCCTCGCGGTCGTCGACGAGGTGCTCGAATCCTCGGTCCGGCTGTACGCCCACCCCGACCACGCCGACGACCCGAAGGTCGACCAGCTGGTGACGGCCTTCGAGTCGGTCCTCGCCGCGGAGAACAAGCGCTACGTGATGATGAACGTCCCCCGAGAGCAACTCGACGAGGTCCGAGAGGTCATCCCCGGACTGGGCGGCCCGACGGTGATGGACGTCGCCGGCGACGACCACGTCGCGGTACACGTCGTCGT is drawn from Halobellus limi and contains these coding sequences:
- the hisB gene encoding imidazoleglycerol-phosphate dehydratase HisB is translated as MTDADEEAAEGANDEAVDATDESGDAESEERGGEAAGTDRTAAVSRETAETTIDVALSVDGDGDSAVETGVGFFDHMLEAFAKHGLFDLTVRCDGDLEIDDHHTVEDVAIVLGEAFAEALGDKRGIVRYADRRVPLDEAVAGVVVDVSGRPHFDFEGEFSQETIGDFTSDIARHFAYSLAMNADLTLHADVEGVNAHHEVEALFKALARALDDATRVDPRRSDTPSTKGKL
- the hisG gene encoding ATP phosphoribosyltransferase, giving the protein MRIAVPNKGRLHDPSVDLLERAGLHIESAADRKLYADTVDPDVSVLFARAADIPEYVWDGAAAVGITGRDQVVESGRDLVELVDLGFGRCRLVLAAPEEGDIADPADVAGKSVATEFPRITREYLEREGIDADVVEVTGATELTPHVEMADAIVDITSTGTTLRMNRLAVVDEVLESSVRLYAHPDHADDPKVDQLVTAFESVLAAENKRYVMMNVPREQLDEVREVIPGLGGPTVMDVAGDDHVAVHVVVDERDVFEVVNDLKAVGASGILVTEIERLVE